One Thermococcus sp. M36 genomic window, ATGTTGCCCAACATAGACTGCGGTATGTGCGGCTTTAAGTGCGCCGAGATGGCGAGGATGATAGTCACTGGCGAGAAAACCCTGAAGGACTGCGTCGTCCTCAGCCAGAAACCGAAGGTAACCGTCAAGATAGACGGCCAGGTTCTCCCAATGAAGGACTGGGTGCAGGAGCTGGTCGAAAAGACGATAAAGGGCATGCTCTCGGCGATGAAGGGCTATAGAGATGGGCAGAAGATTGAGATTGTGATAAGGGAAGAGTGACGGATTGGCCGTCGAATTTTCTCTGCTCGTGTGTTTCCACCCTTAGTCTTTCGAATTCCTCTGCTGTTCCATTTCTCCAAACATGCCACGCGCTACTTCTGGGTGTACAATTTCAACTTCTTCTATTCCCTCATCCTTCAAAACCCACGCCCTCGCTTCTCCCTCTGGAGTTACGATGAGCCAGACGACCGGCCAAAGATTCATCCCCCTCAAATCCTTCCCGCTCGGCCTCGGTGGACAGTTGAGGTGGGAGTGGAAAATCCCAATGACCTCGAGACCCCCCTCCTCAGCCCCGTCTATCGCCTCGACCATTTCAAGGGGCTCCATCTCAAAAGCTGTGGGGGAGTTTAGCCTGTTGGTCACGAATCGGATTTCTTTGACAGTTAGACTGCCCCCGTCCGTCCCACCGAAAAGGAAGCCGCAGACTTCCGCCGCGGAGTTTTTTGCCGTTTTGACAATTTTTTCGAGGTAGTCCCTGGGGATAACCAGTCTCATGTTCTCAACTGCGGCGTTAAGCTTATAAGTTTTGAATGATTGACAAAGTGCTGTCGGTGATATTATGAAATGGGCCCTCACGCTGCATGGAGGGGAATACCACGGCAAAACGATAGTCTTTGAGGCCGAAACGGCCGACGAGGCAAGGAGGCTCGCGCTCCAGGAGCTCAGGCGGAAGGATGCGAGGGTCTTCGAACTTGAGAAGCTTGAGTGATTCTCCGCTTCCCTTTCTTCCTTCCCCTGCCAGCACTGCGGATGGCCATCTATGTCTCCCCGCATTTTTGTGTCCATTAACGAACTTTTTTGTGCGCTTATTTGTGGTTATTGACGTACTTTTAAGGCCACCAATGTTTTTAAACCGCGAGCCATATGAATCACTCGCAGTGATATATTTGGGGGTGTGGAAATGCTCGTGAGGATAGTATACTATTTCGACCACACTCTTCCTGAGGAGCGCATCGTGGTGACCAACGACGTGAGAAGGGCCGAGGAGATAGCCAGGGAAGAGATGAAAAGGCTCGGTGCTAGAGAGTACGAGGTTGAGTGGGTGGCCTGAAGACTTTATCCACGTCCGATGTTGGGCGGACCGATTGTCTGCTCAAGCCCGTAGATTATCGGGACAAGACCTATCCATGTCGCCACGAAATACATTGTTATCGTGGCGAAGTGGAGGGGTATCGCGACGAGGAGCATAAGCCCGCCGGTCTTCAGCATCTCTGCCCCGGTATCGTCGGACATCAGCGAGAGTGCCTTATAGAGGAAGTAGAGGCTCAGGAACTGCAGAACCAGGAATACCACGTGGACGATG contains:
- a CDS encoding M67 family metallopeptidase, producing the protein MRLVIPRDYLEKIVKTAKNSAAEVCGFLFGGTDGGSLTVKEIRFVTNRLNSPTAFEMEPLEMVEAIDGAEEGGLEVIGIFHSHLNCPPRPSGKDLRGMNLWPVVWLIVTPEGEARAWVLKDEGIEEVEIVHPEVARGMFGEMEQQRNSKD